The DNA sequence TCTAAATGTAGTAGGGAAGAGGATTACGAATTTAGAATCTGAAAATACTACGGAAAATGTAAAGTGCATGGTGAGTCATTTGATTGAATTGTTCCAATTTTTACACACGATGATTACATTGTTTCCCTTTCCTATACAACAGTTTTGGATTTTGTGCACATGGAatgccaaatgaccaaaatcagGGAGGGGGAAATGTATTCTACAATGATAGCAACAGAGTGACGACCCTTTCTTCTCCGAAGAACATTGAAGAAGGTAGTAGTACTAAGAAACACAACAAAGGTACGTTGCAGCATAACCATTATCACTATGAGCAGCAATAAAGATCACGCGATATGTGGTTGTGGTTGTTGAACATGAAGTAGGCCAAACATTAGGGTTCCGTAAAAGGCAACGTGGATCAATAGGAGCACTAGTAGAAGCATTGATATGGGATTTACCTGTTTCATGAGGGTTTGGATGATCATTTTGCCTCCCTTCTCACTGCGAATTTTGTCTAGGTGTGGGGGTTATATTGTCTTTTAGGCTTTTTCCCCCAAACACTATTAActtaaattatggaaaaattttctttcacccacAGATTCTCTTCACCTACCACAGATTTCATTGTACCTCCTTTCCATTGTCTAAGGTCTGAATTACCTTTTCTAGTATTTTAAGGGTCCCATCTAAATACGAGTGACATAGGagtgggtgaaagaaaactcgGTTCTTATTACACTATAAAAGTCATATGTGAAGTTTACTATGGTGCAACCATTGAAACTTTGACCCACATGATGCATATAACTCCACACCCCTGGGGGCATTAATCAaccttagaattttttttcttccggTAAATATTAATCAACCTTAGataaatacaaaagaaatttacatccacctctcCTGGTGTTTGCCCTTATTACACCTTTAGAAGCATCCCTCACGATGTCAGTTTGGATggatttatttgtaataaacgaAATGCGAGACATAATTATCTTTTTACATGTACACCCAACACTAAATACCAAATATACCCTTTCTCAATGTGTATAGATAAACAGATTGGTTAAAGTCAAACCAGAGCCTGTCAGTTAAATCTggtttcaaatctgagtttcAACCCATATTCTCCAATGTATCATTGTGTAATTAACAAAAGAATGCACACATAAGCGCAAAAACAGAGAGATTTCCATTGAGCAATGGAGGAAATTGATAAATTGAGTGGACGAGTACTCACTCGATGCGTTAAGTCTCAGAATGATTTGAGATAAGTTAGAGAGAGAATTAGGTGTGGAGTGTTAGACTCGTTTCAGGGCCATTGGCACGTAGCCCCATGTATTAGTCTTCCTACTTCTCCATTGTTCTAATTAATCAAATCCGAAAAATGATAAATCAATCAAAATTCAATGGAATTTAAGTTGAATCATGACTATATAAGTTATTCTGATATTTTGGTTGCCTCTTATCTTATTTCCAATAGTTctgttttaaaataaattaaaggtgACTCATCAACCAGagttattattatcatttttatgtaaataataaGATTTACCCTTGGAATAAAAAAGAGTGATATAatagaagggtaaaaaagtGAAATCACATCTATTTTTCACCAACTTTGATTATAATATAGATCTATATATAACTTATTTCTGCCCCTTATTTTATTAGCTACATAATATAACTTCTGCCCTCTTACAATACAAtacgaagaagaagacgaccTCCTATTACATATACCAAGGAAGCCAATTTGATATGTTTACAATTGTAATATAGCCAACCATTAAATGATCACAAGCAGCCACCATTGATGGGTCATATATAACTCACAAGATGGGGCAGGTGAGGCGAATAGTGGGTACAGCTACGAGTTGAACCGCTTTGGGAGTGGTAATTCCGGAGGAATCGCTCATGTCGATATCGCTAGGCTTCAGGCCATTAGGCAACTCCCACTTGAAGTTGTGGAGGAGGTGACCCAAAGCCAATTCTAAGGCATACATTCCCAACTGCATTCCTGGGCAAGACCTCCTACCTGAACTAAATGGCAAGTACTCGAAGTTGTTTCCCTTGTAATTAGGGGCATCATCACTCATGAACCGAGCTGGATTGTAGGTTTCTGGCTCCTCCCATGAGTCTTTATCCCTTCCAATTTGCCAAACATTGACAAGCACTCTTGCTCCCTTTGGGATGGTGTAGCCTCCCACTTCTGCGTCCTCGGCTGCGGCGTGAAGTAAGACCGGTAGCGGTGGGTGGAGGCGGAGTGTCTCCTTGATTGTGGCTCTGAAGTAGGGGAGATTCTCTAAGTCCGACTCTTGAAATATCCTGTCCAGCCCTATCACGTCCTCTAATTCTTGTTGCACCCTCTTCATATGCTCAGGACTCTTTAGCAGCTCCGTCACAGTCCACTCTATCAATGAAGCAATCGTTTCTGTTCCCCCGAACATCACGTCCTGTGAATGATGATGATCAAGGCATGAACCAGATGTCAATTCATTATGCCACTAGCTCAAATATCCTTTGCCTTATTACAAATAGGGAAAAGGTTTGCAGTCCAAGGCATGGCCTATGTTAACACTCTTATGTGtttatctctttcctcctctaTGAAAATGACATCTCTTCCCCCAATTAAAGGAGGAGAGATAGACCCGGATAGAAAACTTCATCCCTTAGTATTATTAGGGGGAGAGTTCTTTATCTGGGAGCGTGGCTCTTGCACCAGCAGAGGGTTAATAGAGCTCATTTGGGGGgcggggtggtcatttcaccttGTTTGTGACTGGCGTAGCCTCTACACTCCTAAGCAGAAAGTCCTTTTCCCCTTATTATCAAGGTAAAAGATAATAGCCCATTGTTATGTGGATTTTTTTGTATGCCCTCTAACATAAATGAGGCCTCACACACTCTCGCTCTCCTCCATGAAACCCCCATTCCATTCCCGGGCGGACAATCTTTTTTCCCTTATAATTAGGGTAAAAGATTTGCATGTTGTCCTCGTGTGGATTCCTTGGAATGTCCTCTCACATAAATGAGGGCCTTACACACTCTCTTCTTTGAATCCTCTACACCCAAGGCGGACCATCCTTTTTCCCTCATTATTATTAGGGTAAAAGATTTGCACGTTGTCTTTGTATGGATTCCTTGGCATGCCCCTCACATAAAAGAGGAccttaatctctctcctctataAACCTCTATTTTGATGATTCATTAAGTGTTTTGGATCAGATTCGACTGCAAGAGCCTGCTTGGTCTCTACACGTAATCCACTTCatctgggagaaagaagaaatggattaCATGTATAAGTCAGACACTATACAGTAATGATTCTCGTACACAAACCTAATCAGAACTCATCATTAAGGGGCGGGAATTGGTATTGAGTCATACTATTAGATTCACTCACCATGATGATGCCCTTGATGTTGTCTCGAGTGAGGGTGATGGAACCTTGTAAATCGGCCGATTCCCCACTCTTCTGTGGTTCTTCTTCGGTGTAGAAAGCGAGCAGATCATCCACCATATCAgtttcaacatcatcatcatcagatcGATTGctgctcttcctcttctccaagTGATCGTCGATGATTTTGTCGATGAACACATCAAGCGAGTTACGTGCCTTAACGAGTGTCTTATGGATCCGGCGCCCATGGGGATCTGCCCAGCCGAGCCATGGTATGAAATCGGCCAAGTTGAAAACCCCAAACAGGTGCGAGAACTCCTGCATTATAGACACAAACTTCTCTTGACCCTCCAAGACATCTGACCCAAAGGCAGCCCTGTAGGTGATGTTCATTGCTAGTGAGAAGAAGAGGCTTCCGACGTTGATGGACTTCCCTTCCCCGGCCTGGGACACCAAGGTATGGATCATCGAATCCACCTCGTCTCTGACGGACGCCCAAGACTCAGCCCTTCTGCGACTGAACAGCCTCATGACACAGACCTTACGCATCTGACGCCAGAAGGAACCGTAGTGGGCGAAAGCCATATCAGCTTGGTCGTAGCTAAGGTACTTGATGGCTATGTTAAGTGGGCGATTGGAGAAGTTGATGTCTTGGGCTTGAAGGACTTGGCGAGCCATCTCAGGGGTAGACGCTACCACCACGTGGAGACCACCCAAACGAAGATGTAAGAGACCACCGTATTGTTTGGCGAGTTTGGAAAATCCACGGTGATTGAGCTGATCCAACATGTTCATGTTTCCAATGATGGGTAGACCCTTTGGTCCTGGTGGGTAAGGTAGTTTCTTACGTCCCCTTAATAACATACCAAATAAAAACAATAGCGGCAACACAAAGAGGAACAGCATTGGTGTAGGTTGCAGTAGAGCAGAGTAATCCATGACTCTGGACTGTTTGATGAGAGATAAATAACTCTCTCTCACTCTAACCTACACAGACACTGCAAATTCTCTTTTCTGTAAAACAATGGCTTTAAGCTTCTACTTGTTATACATTTGGTTGCATTGATGGGAGTTGAGGTAGAGAACTAAGCCTTTTATACACAGTTTTTGTTTGACCATTTGTGATTCAAGTTTGTATTTGGACAAAAGTATGTCTGTGCAAGTTGGGGAAGATCCCAACaatttatgttttttaattattattattatttttttaaagctcTGAGCCATCCCACAATCTCAGATTTCAAAACCGTAGTCACATAATCTGTTGTGAGTCACAACTTGTCACTATTGCAACAACCTAATTAAACCAATATATGAGAGATAGGGAGAGGGGCATAAAAATCCTATACGGGGAGGCAGGGAACCATGGTGAGGATTCTACGAACAGGGTGTATATTGAGGTCTTTCCAATTGTTGAATTCTCACAACCAACTCATTGCTCGTCATAGGGGATTTGAATCAGAGAGAGAATCTTTTTTAGGTGGTAgaagacatatatatatatatatatataactaccCCCAATCTCATACCGTCCATGGGTTGTGGGAAAACTAATTCCATCTCAATGATCCATTTTAAACACAATGGCCAAAAACCCAAGTTGGCTTAAAGCAACATGATTCACAGGGTCTTtctttgttaccaaaaaaaaatgatttacatGGGcctttgcccccccccccctccccttttcttAGCCAACACTTACTACTGAATCATTTTAACTGTAAGTATATCCAAATCTAGTTTTCTTTCTGGCTTCCGAGTCTCTGACAGAGTAAAACAAAGCTGGTAGAATGTTGTGGTTGAGAATGGATCATCTGCATGTATGTTCATAGGAATTTTATGTTATAGACCAATGTACTTATGTCCCACTTATTGTTATTTCCAGGGTGAAGAGGGgcattaatgaaaataaatgaatagaTGTTGACCTCTGACAAATACATATATAGGAACTAAACTCAATGATTtcgagatatatatatatatatatattttttttttttattgatacaaCCGATATAATACCAATATATATCGCTTAATATGGAGGGTGACATACTCATACCTAGAACTTTCAGTTCAAGTGGTCTTAAAAATGAGAATccaaaaggattaaaaataaataaatgatctTAAAAATTTGTGGAGAATTCGTACATAATTACTTATGATTCATCCTGTAAATTTCAATCCAATAGCATATAGCACTATGCCAGAAAATAGTGGAGATGTGGACATGTTGGGTGTGCCGTCTCACTTTATAGTGATCCTTATAGAGATATGATGCATGGCTAATTATGGGAAGGGAGAGAAATAGTTATAATTTGTTCTGTTCAATCAATCTCATGATCAATGAGACATCACTCTATAGCGATCTTTAAAGAGGCATGATACATGCATTTGGtacatgttaaaaaaaatttggacaGAGATTTCTCACGACATCAGAGTGAGAAATCGTACAAATGAAAAAGCAAGAGTTGGATTCATCTAGTAGAAGACCCACATTTTGTCCGAAGAGAGAACACCacttcgctttttttttttttttttattggtattacgtttcaaaaataattcctttactaaaaaaaaaataaataaataaataataatcagCACCATAGTCTGCCCACATGGATTCTGATTCCTTGGGTTGGTGGTGCATTTAGTGACTCTTCACCTCGTTTCTTCAAGGGGTCATGGTATTTGGCTATTTGCTAGGCTTTCCACCAGAGGCTATGAGCATCAGAACTCATAAGCCTTCATAACATGTCTCACGTTTAACATTATGGCATACCTAGCAATAGTAAAATGGCAAATTACATGAGGCATAGTTGTGATAAGATTGTTTTGTGCCTTCTACTTTggaccatctctctctctcaatattttGTTAGAAATGTTAGGATTTAGATGCTTACCATTCTAATTATGGAAGCCTAATACTGCCTCAAAGTTtgaagatattttatttttttattggtaaaaggTTTTGTGCACCACGGTGTATGATACACGGTCATAACCATTGCACTAGAGATGAAGATCTATGGTGCATCCTTTTCATCTCCATCGGATGagtttgtgtgtggtcacacaCCGTGCACAACCGTGCACAaaacctctctctttttttttttttgtatataattatattttttagttttcatattaatttaagaaaaaatattttttttttcatccacgGTGAATGGTTTCACCTATGAATCTAAGGTCATCACTATTCCTAAACACCCATTCAAGTGCAATGGGTCTTGAGATTGGAGGATGAATTCTTAACGATGAACTTACATCGCAAGTACCTACACCTAGCCTTTTTTGCTTCCATTTATACATCTCTTCACTCTCTTAAAATTCTTTATCAATCATACGTCATAATTACTCTAATTACTCCCCctctaccaaaagaaagtgatacTTCCATAGACATCCAAAAAGCTGGAGGCAAAACTTGTTTCAATTCCTATTATGCATGTTTCATGACtctatttttaattcttttcaactcggtttttttttttttttttttccttcaattcaTTAGTGTCTCACCCAATGCTTTGACTCTTTTCACTGTAGCGTAACAAAGGTGCATTGGTTTTTCCCTTATCTTTTGGCCATTGTGATTGATTCGACATTGTTCTTATTAATTAGTTGTGAATTGCTGCCCTCATCTCCTATCCCCCACCTACCCCCAAAGAGGGAAGATGATAAGTTATGACAGGATAAGTCAACTATGAAGTCAAAGAATGAGAAAGCGTTTCAGACCACCAACAAATAAAATGGATGCAAGTCCAAGGGAGGTGTGGTTCTACCCATGGTTTCCACATGGTATGTCAATTAATCATGGAAGGGATGAATACACCCTATTTGTTGTCTGTCAAATTTAGGGttcttttatccaaaaaaaaaaaagagtcaaatTTAGGGTTCTGATCCAAGCGCAT is a window from the Macadamia integrifolia cultivar HAES 741 chromosome 5, SCU_Mint_v3, whole genome shotgun sequence genome containing:
- the LOC122080398 gene encoding cytochrome P450 84A1-like → MDYSALLQPTPMLFLFVLPLLFLFGMLLRGRKKLPYPPGPKGLPIIGNMNMLDQLNHRGFSKLAKQYGGLLHLRLGGLHVVVASTPEMARQVLQAQDINFSNRPLNIAIKYLSYDQADMAFAHYGSFWRQMRKVCVMRLFSRRRAESWASVRDEVDSMIHTLVSQAGEGKSINVGSLFFSLAMNITYRAAFGSDVLEGQEKFVSIMQEFSHLFGVFNLADFIPWLGWADPHGRRIHKTLVKARNSLDVFIDKIIDDHLEKRKSSNRSDDDDVETDMVDDLLAFYTEEEPQKSGESADLQGSITLTRDNIKGIIMDVMFGGTETIASLIEWTVTELLKSPEHMKRVQQELEDVIGLDRIFQESDLENLPYFRATIKETLRLHPPLPVLLHAAAEDAEVGGYTIPKGARVLVNVWQIGRDKDSWEEPETYNPARFMSDDAPNYKGNNFEYLPFSSGRRSCPGMQLGMYALELALGHLLHNFKWELPNGLKPSDIDMSDSSGITTPKAVQLVAVPTIRLTCPIL